The following are encoded together in the Hydractinia symbiolongicarpus strain clone_291-10 chromosome 14, HSymV2.1, whole genome shotgun sequence genome:
- the LOC130625787 gene encoding DALR anticodon-binding domain-containing protein 3-like isoform X1 encodes MCDFQHGLFILQEIQKQTYMQLNKENIQVRANTIECGHDTGSDVFAGFVLKKKLSSESDLGFSLKALNYGCAEKNEVAYIPFIENLKLNTSKTVVHVSLNHKAVLTTFMRGVFQSNALAEETKPNSKKKDMTLLCHVGGALNNITNRRIFLTAFVYKRMLQKDYNCNIYSTSGDGCTLVSDAIQQTIDNIVAVNAETSNDVCDSVNLKIIEKLKQCIYTNQAQGKRICFDARMCIATLHSNRGTYLQEIDTIEVVDKNGEPTETLSYAARMKPATELKSDLTLHLTPYKQLYRLQCSSLLLQHSTTQTVKQVFCCCGGDTSAESHNIHTLLSARKKELWQSYKMKYGRKVTVFCFSLGEKWNETIQCVAVASLKLDLYLTSFNSKLKIGEDNKIVSRDSLFILYNYARLCNVKFTFDEKVKQGFYPPLPSPAEIDFTLLTEEAEWNITLRYLLTFENLLKDVRVTMTTSKDATVHVMPKYLSDLSRDMSSYYHQTKILLDPRPHLFPLMFARLSFAMALKQVMKETFDLLGIDPPEQM; translated from the exons ATGTGCGATTTTCAACACGGTTTGTTTATACTTCAAGAAATTCAGAAGCAAACGTATATGCAACTGAATAAAGAAAATATCCAAGTTCGCGCTAACACTATAGAATGTGGTCACGATACAGGAAGTGATGTGTTTGCAGGCTTTGttctaaaaaagaaactttcGAGTGAAAGCGATCTTGGGTTTTCTCTGAAGGCGTTAAACTATGGTTGTGCAGAGAAAAATGAG GTTGCATACATCCCGTTCATcgaaaatttaaaactaaatacTTCAAAAACTGTTGTACACGTGTCACTGAATCACAAAGCTGTGTTAACAACTTTTATGCGAGGGGTGTTTCAAAGCAACGCACTCGCAGAAGAAACAAAACCGAACTCAAAGAAAAAAGATATGACGTTGTTGTGTCATGTAGGAGGTGCCTTGAACAACATTACAAATAGAAGAATTTTTCTTACCGcttttgtttataaaagaaTGCTTCAGAAAGA ttacaactgtaaTATTTACAGTACGTCTGGAGATGGTTGCACACTTGTGAGTGACGCCATACAACAAACAATAGACAATATAGTCGCAGTTAATGCAGAAACAAGCAATGATGTATGCGACAGTGTCAACttgaaaataatagaaaaattaaaGCAATGTATTTATACAAACCAAGCCCAAGGGAAAAGAATATGTTTTGATGCCAGAATGTGCATTGCAACATTGCACAGCAACAGAG GTACATATTTGCAAGAAATTGACACAATTGAAG TGGTCGACAAAAATGGCGAACCTACCGAAACTTTAAGTTACGCTGCCAGAATGAAGCCTGCAACAGAATTAAAG TCTGATCTTACGCTACATTTGACACCATATAAACAACTGTACAGATTGCAGTGTTCGTCTTTGCTGCTACAACATTCAACCACGCAAACAGTTAAACAG GTGTTCTGTTGTTGTGGAGGAGACACTTCAGCCGAGTCACATAATATTCATACTTTACTCAG CGCAAGAAAAAAAGAACTATGGCAGTCATACAAAATGAAGTATGGAAGAAAAGTAACAG tgttttgtttttctctaGGTGAAAAATGGAATGAAACGATTCAATGCGTTGCTGTTGCTTCTTTAAAACTAGATTTATATTTAACGTCCTTTAATAGTAAG ttGAAAATAGGAGAAGACAACAAGATTGTATCACGTGACAGCTTGTTCATATTATACAACTACGCACGATTGTGCAATGTAAAATTCACATTTGACGAGAAAGTAAAACAAG GTTTTTATCCTCCTTTACCAAGTCCTGCGGAAATTGATTTCACTCTACTCACAGAAGAG GCTGAATGGAATATAACGTTGCGGTATTTACTCACCTTTGAAAACTTATTAAAAGATGTGCGTGTAACCATGACAACATCGAAAGATGCAACAGTGCATGTG atgccAAAGTACTTATCAGATTTATCACGTGATATGAGTTCATATTACCATCAAACGAAAATTTTATTG GATCCGAGACCTCATTTGTTTCCACTTATGTTTGCCAGGTTATCCTTCGCTATGGCGTTGAAACAG GTGATGAAAGAAACTTTCGATCTACTTGGCATCGATCCACCTGAGCAGATGTGA
- the LOC130625787 gene encoding DALR anticodon-binding domain-containing protein 3-like isoform X2, translating to MCDFQHGLFILQEIQKQTYMQLNKENIQVRANTIECGHDTGSDVFAGFVLKKKLSSESDLGFSLKALNYGCAEKNEVAYIPFIENLKLNTSKTVVHVSLNHKAVLTTFMRGVFQSNALAEETKPNSKKKDMTLLCHVGGALNNITNRRIFLTAFVYKRMLQKDYNCNIYSTSGDGCTLVSDAIQQTIDNIVAVNAETSNDVCDSVNLKIIEKLKQCIYTNQAQGKRICFDARMCIATLHSNRGTYLQEIDTIEVVDKNGEPTETLSYAARMKPATELKSDLTLHLTPYKQLYRLQCSSLLLQHSTTQTVKQVFCCCGGDTSAESHNIHTLLSARKKELWQSYKMKYGRKVTGEKWNETIQCVAVASLKLDLYLTSFNSKLKIGEDNKIVSRDSLFILYNYARLCNVKFTFDEKVKQGFYPPLPSPAEIDFTLLTEEAEWNITLRYLLTFENLLKDVRVTMTTSKDATVHVMPKYLSDLSRDMSSYYHQTKILLDPRPHLFPLMFARLSFAMALKQVMKETFDLLGIDPPEQM from the exons ATGTGCGATTTTCAACACGGTTTGTTTATACTTCAAGAAATTCAGAAGCAAACGTATATGCAACTGAATAAAGAAAATATCCAAGTTCGCGCTAACACTATAGAATGTGGTCACGATACAGGAAGTGATGTGTTTGCAGGCTTTGttctaaaaaagaaactttcGAGTGAAAGCGATCTTGGGTTTTCTCTGAAGGCGTTAAACTATGGTTGTGCAGAGAAAAATGAG GTTGCATACATCCCGTTCATcgaaaatttaaaactaaatacTTCAAAAACTGTTGTACACGTGTCACTGAATCACAAAGCTGTGTTAACAACTTTTATGCGAGGGGTGTTTCAAAGCAACGCACTCGCAGAAGAAACAAAACCGAACTCAAAGAAAAAAGATATGACGTTGTTGTGTCATGTAGGAGGTGCCTTGAACAACATTACAAATAGAAGAATTTTTCTTACCGcttttgtttataaaagaaTGCTTCAGAAAGA ttacaactgtaaTATTTACAGTACGTCTGGAGATGGTTGCACACTTGTGAGTGACGCCATACAACAAACAATAGACAATATAGTCGCAGTTAATGCAGAAACAAGCAATGATGTATGCGACAGTGTCAACttgaaaataatagaaaaattaaaGCAATGTATTTATACAAACCAAGCCCAAGGGAAAAGAATATGTTTTGATGCCAGAATGTGCATTGCAACATTGCACAGCAACAGAG GTACATATTTGCAAGAAATTGACACAATTGAAG TGGTCGACAAAAATGGCGAACCTACCGAAACTTTAAGTTACGCTGCCAGAATGAAGCCTGCAACAGAATTAAAG TCTGATCTTACGCTACATTTGACACCATATAAACAACTGTACAGATTGCAGTGTTCGTCTTTGCTGCTACAACATTCAACCACGCAAACAGTTAAACAG GTGTTCTGTTGTTGTGGAGGAGACACTTCAGCCGAGTCACATAATATTCATACTTTACTCAG CGCAAGAAAAAAAGAACTATGGCAGTCATACAAAATGAAGTATGGAAGAAAAGTAACAG GTGAAAAATGGAATGAAACGATTCAATGCGTTGCTGTTGCTTCTTTAAAACTAGATTTATATTTAACGTCCTTTAATAGTAAG ttGAAAATAGGAGAAGACAACAAGATTGTATCACGTGACAGCTTGTTCATATTATACAACTACGCACGATTGTGCAATGTAAAATTCACATTTGACGAGAAAGTAAAACAAG GTTTTTATCCTCCTTTACCAAGTCCTGCGGAAATTGATTTCACTCTACTCACAGAAGAG GCTGAATGGAATATAACGTTGCGGTATTTACTCACCTTTGAAAACTTATTAAAAGATGTGCGTGTAACCATGACAACATCGAAAGATGCAACAGTGCATGTG atgccAAAGTACTTATCAGATTTATCACGTGATATGAGTTCATATTACCATCAAACGAAAATTTTATTG GATCCGAGACCTCATTTGTTTCCACTTATGTTTGCCAGGTTATCCTTCGCTATGGCGTTGAAACAG GTGATGAAAGAAACTTTCGATCTACTTGGCATCGATCCACCTGAGCAGATGTGA
- the LOC130625787 gene encoding DALR anticodon-binding domain-containing protein 3-like isoform X3 translates to MVVQRKMSYNCNIYSTSGDGCTLVSDAIQQTIDNIVAVNAETSNDVCDSVNLKIIEKLKQCIYTNQAQGKRICFDARMCIATLHSNRGTYLQEIDTIEVVDKNGEPTETLSYAARMKPATELKSDLTLHLTPYKQLYRLQCSSLLLQHSTTQTVKQVFCCCGGDTSAESHNIHTLLSARKKELWQSYKMKYGRKVTVFCFSLGEKWNETIQCVAVASLKLDLYLTSFNSKLKIGEDNKIVSRDSLFILYNYARLCNVKFTFDEKVKQGFYPPLPSPAEIDFTLLTEEAEWNITLRYLLTFENLLKDVRVTMTTSKDATVHVMPKYLSDLSRDMSSYYHQTKILLDPRPHLFPLMFARLSFAMALKQVMKETFDLLGIDPPEQM, encoded by the exons ATGGTTGTGCAGAGAAAAATGAG ttacaactgtaaTATTTACAGTACGTCTGGAGATGGTTGCACACTTGTGAGTGACGCCATACAACAAACAATAGACAATATAGTCGCAGTTAATGCAGAAACAAGCAATGATGTATGCGACAGTGTCAACttgaaaataatagaaaaattaaaGCAATGTATTTATACAAACCAAGCCCAAGGGAAAAGAATATGTTTTGATGCCAGAATGTGCATTGCAACATTGCACAGCAACAGAG GTACATATTTGCAAGAAATTGACACAATTGAAG TGGTCGACAAAAATGGCGAACCTACCGAAACTTTAAGTTACGCTGCCAGAATGAAGCCTGCAACAGAATTAAAG TCTGATCTTACGCTACATTTGACACCATATAAACAACTGTACAGATTGCAGTGTTCGTCTTTGCTGCTACAACATTCAACCACGCAAACAGTTAAACAG GTGTTCTGTTGTTGTGGAGGAGACACTTCAGCCGAGTCACATAATATTCATACTTTACTCAG CGCAAGAAAAAAAGAACTATGGCAGTCATACAAAATGAAGTATGGAAGAAAAGTAACAG tgttttgtttttctctaGGTGAAAAATGGAATGAAACGATTCAATGCGTTGCTGTTGCTTCTTTAAAACTAGATTTATATTTAACGTCCTTTAATAGTAAG ttGAAAATAGGAGAAGACAACAAGATTGTATCACGTGACAGCTTGTTCATATTATACAACTACGCACGATTGTGCAATGTAAAATTCACATTTGACGAGAAAGTAAAACAAG GTTTTTATCCTCCTTTACCAAGTCCTGCGGAAATTGATTTCACTCTACTCACAGAAGAG GCTGAATGGAATATAACGTTGCGGTATTTACTCACCTTTGAAAACTTATTAAAAGATGTGCGTGTAACCATGACAACATCGAAAGATGCAACAGTGCATGTG atgccAAAGTACTTATCAGATTTATCACGTGATATGAGTTCATATTACCATCAAACGAAAATTTTATTG GATCCGAGACCTCATTTGTTTCCACTTATGTTTGCCAGGTTATCCTTCGCTATGGCGTTGAAACAG GTGATGAAAGAAACTTTCGATCTACTTGGCATCGATCCACCTGAGCAGATGTGA